The genomic segment TCATCAATGTAAACCCGATGGCGGTGCCGATTGTTCCGATGTTGCTGTGTGTACCGGATTGGGCTTCTGGAATCAGCTCCTCGATTACAACATAAATCATGGCGCCCGCGGCAAAGGATAGGATATACGGTAGGACTGGCATGATATGTGAAGTCAGAATAATTGTCAAAAGTGCTCCGATTGGTTCCACGATACCGGAAAGGAACCCATATGAAAAGGCTCTGCGTTTGGATATTCCTGTGCTGAGCAGCGGCATAGAGATAATTGCACCCTCCGGAAAGTTCTGAATTGCAATCCCGATAGCAAGAGCAAAGGCGCTGGCGCCTGTAATGTTTATGTTGCTCGCGGAAGATCCGGCGAATACAACACCTACAGCCATACCTTCCGGGATGTTGTGTAAGGTGACGGCCAGAACAAGCATTAACGATTTACTGAATGTAGATTTGCGCCCTTCTGGTTTTCCCGCATCCACATGCAGGTGAGGAATAATAGTATCCAGCAAAAGCAGGAATCCTGTGCCGAGAAGAAATCCGACGGAACACGGGAGCCATACGATACCGCCTTGTTCGGCCGTCATATCGATAGCTGGAATAAGCAAGGACCAAACTGAAGCGGCGATCATTACGCCGGAAGCAAATCCGAGCAAGGCTTTTTGTACTTTTGGATTCATTTCGCCTTTTAGAAAAAAGACCATTGCTGCACCGAGCACAGTTCCTGCCAGGGGAATGATAAGTCCAATTGTGGTTATCATTGTGTTACTCATAGCGTTCATCCTTTCAAAACATAACGAAATATTTTCTTTTATTATATCATTTAATATGACTATGACAAGCATCGAGGAAATTATAGATTCTTTTTAAATTCTATTAGTATAATTGCAGGTAATATGTCTTATCGAATCTTGGAAGAAACGAATGAACAGCAGAAAGTCCCAGAGAAAGTAAGGATAATCTTTGTACGATGAATTTCCAGATCAAAAGAAAAAAAGTAAGATGACCTGGTTCGGGTACAGTCAGAGTAACAGTGACTGAAGGAAAAATAGACAACTTAGAGAACGTGATGGAATGCTTTATACAACAGAAATGTTAAGAAGGGCAAGGGCAATAGATTTATGGGTAACGTTAAAAGGATTAGGAAAGCAAGGTGTTTCAGAATTAGTATGGGAATTGCATCAAAAAGCTGTTTATTTTTCTGAACTGCTTAAGGAAGCAGGCTTTGAAATACTTAATGATGTTGTGTTTAATCAAGTATTAGCCAGATATGAATCAGATAAGAAAACAAGTAAATTAATTAAAGAAATCCAGGAATAGGGTGTTTGCTGGCTTGGAGGATCGAAATGGAATGGGAAGACGGTGATGAGAATTAGTGTAAGCTCCTATAAAACCACCTATGAGGATATTGATCGATCAGTAAAAGAAATTCTGAGAATAATAGAAAGTAATGGATAAGAACATACCGAGGGGGATTTTTATAGGGGAAAAATGTAGGCGATACTCGAACAGAAGAAATTAGAAAAATATAAAAATGTTGACTATTTTCCGCAATGCGGATATTATTGGTATATAATGGTTTATTTTAATATAAACGTTCATAGTATTAGAGATATGCCAAGACAGATTAGACCTTACAGCCAAAACTGGCCCCAAAAGGTGAATAATGGAAATGGAGGATTGTAGCGAATGAGTAGTAGAACGGGTTTTATTACTAAGTACGGATGGTATGCGCTATTGATTGCTATAATAGGAGATCTGTTAATTCCATTTATACTTGCACCTTTTTATGAAGGATATAGTAACACTTCAATGACTATTAGTGCATTGGGAAATAGTCAAAGTCCTGTTAGATCAGTATTCAATATATGGATGTTCATTGAAGGTATATTATTTTTGGCTGCTATTCCTGCACTTTATGATAATTATCATAAAGTGTCAAAGATCCTTCTCTTTATGACCATAATCTTTATAATCATCTTTGCTGTTGGAGCTTGTATCTTAACCTGCTTTTTTAGCGTTAATGAATCAAAAGATGTGGTTACTGCTGCTTCAATAATCCATGGTGTAGGTTCGGTTATAGGTTTTACTTTATTCTTATTTGTTCCACTGTTACTAGCTATCCTTTCATTCAAAGGCAATGATAAAATAACCGGAATAATATCCGTGATTTCATTTATACTTGCTTTTCTATTTTTTGTGTTGTTTATTTTAGCGGATAAACCAGAATTCTCTAAAACCATAGCTGCAAAAGAAGGCCTATGGCAAAGAATGAATTTACTATTTATGTATTTGCCCCTTGGATACATTTCATTGACTAATATTTATAAATTGATTAGGTAATACTGACACCGATTAGGTGAATAAATGTATGTATAAACTTTACAAACGTTGCATCCATTACTTTTCTTTAATTAGCTTACAAATTAAGCTAAAAGAGAATAAAAGGAGTGGAAGGAATGAGTCTGGAATTCAGAATTGAACAAATGGATGCTTTTCGTGTAGTTGGTATTGGAATACATACTACTAACGAGAATGATCGCTGCAGGACAGAGATTCCTAAATTATGGGGTGAAATAATCCAACAGGGGAAGATCGATGAAATTTTTGCATTGTCAAATCAATCTCCATCTGGAATAATTGGTATTAATTTATATCATACAGATGCTTTTGACGGGAGAAAGTTCGATTATTACATTGCTAGTTCCACAGATAAGCCGATACCAGAGGGGATGGTTGAGTTTACAGTACCAGCGGCTACATGGGCAGCATTTCCCTGTAAAAGAAACGAGATTGCAGATGTTGAAATTCGTGTTTTTACTGAATGGCAGCATACTTCAGATTATGAATTGCTTAATAAGGGCTATGATACAGGAGAGATGAAGTCGCAAGCTCCTGATATGGAGGTAAATGAATTGGCTGGATAGGCTTAATTAAGCAGTCGAGTACATTGAAAGTCATTTGCAGGATGAGATTGATTACGAAGAAATAGCTGATATTTTTGGATATTCGGGTTACCATGTTCAACGCGTTTTTGCAATGGTGGCAGGAATACCACTTTCAGAATATATTCGCAACAGAAAACTATCAAAGGCTGCCGTGGAGCTTTAAAACGGCGAAGATAAGTGATAGATGTTGTTCTTAAATATGGATATAGCTCAGCAATTCGTTTAATAGGGCTTTCAAGGCATTTCCAGTCGTAGGTGTTAAGCTGCATACTACCCTGGAGAAACGGAGAGTGTTATAAAAGTATTCCATCATTTTGGAGCAGTTGAATGCAAGCAGGGAGGCAAAATGGTATTTTAGCTCTCATGAATCAAGAACCTACTGGTCTTCTGGGTATAAGCAATTACTCCCATAATTTGACTAGCAGTGATTTTGACTATTATATCGCATGCTCATCGATCAACCAACTCCGGAAGGAATGGAGGAATTTATCGTTAAGAAAGCAACTTATGCAATATTTCGCTGTAATGATGCAAACTCTGATGCGATACAAAAGTTAGAAAACAGTATTGTTATGGAATGGCTTCCTACAAGCGGATATGAGTTTGCGAATGCTCCGGATATCGAATTGTATGATATAAATGGAAAGGCAGAGATTTGGATCCCTATTAAAAAAGTATCAAGGACGGTCGCCCAATAGTTTCACTTGTTTCATGGGCCCCATCGTTAGCAGCATTGCTGCCGTAATAGGCGTTATATTTATGATATTAGTGATAAGAAACTCCGTGAATTAGGAAAGTCTATTTTCACGGAGTATTATATTGTGCAAAGATCAGAGATTAACACTTTTGCTTAAATTTAGCAAATTATCAGCAGTATGATCAATTATGCTAAATGAAGCTAATATTTCCTGCATTACGGATGACTGAACAGATGTATCTGATGCAATTGATTTTATTTGCTCAAGTGACTTAGATGTAATTGCTTTTGTATTGGAAATAACTTCGGCAATTTCCCGTCCATATTTTGAGGTTTGATCACTGCTCATTGTTATCTCCCTAATTTCTTGATTAGAAGTTTCTTGCAGGCTTTTTAATTTTTTGAAAGATTCTCCTACATTTTTAACCAAATCAATTCCTAATTTAATGGTTGCAGAACTTTGGTCTATTGAATTTACGGCTTTTGTAGTATCTTCTTGTATCTGATTTACGAGATTTGAAATATCTTTTGCTGCAGTTGATGATTTTTCAGCAAGACTTCTGATTTCATCAGATACTACGGCAAAACCCTTACCATGTTCACCAGCTCTTGCGGATTCAATTGCTGCATTTAATGCCAGAAGATTGGTCTGTTCTGTTATAGCGGTAATAATCTCTATAATCTTGCCAATTTCTTCTGATCTAGAGCTTAAACTATTTATGATGATTTTATTTTGTTTCGTAGACAATTCAATGTCTTCCATATAGCTTATTGCCTGGTTAATGATCTTTTCGTTTTCTTCTGTTGCTGCAGATGTATCCTGAGATATTTCAGATAACTTAAAAGTTTTTGCAGATATGGATTCAAGAGCATCTGATATATTTGCAACAGTAGTATTGGTATTTTCTATGTATTGTAAATTCTGTTCACATCCTAAGGATGCGCGATCTGCATTCTTATTGATATTTTCATTTGAAGCAGTAGCTTGTTCAATTGCTTGTAAAAGCTGTTTTACAGAAGAGGAAAGTGTTTCCGAAGCATTCTTGGAACTATTCATAACACCTTGCAAATTATTAATATATAATAAAGATTGCTCTTCTGTTTTGGATAAATTATTAAGAATGTTTCTTGTTCTATTGGCTATCCATATGAAAATTGCAGATAAAATGATTATTTCCAGGATAAATCCTGCTGTATCAGCTACATAATGACCAAACGGGTCATCAGAATAAATAGGATTTGATGTTAATTTAGGATAATTCGTGATAATAATAATTAAGCATTGAAAGATGGAGGCCATTATAGTAAGCTCTTTGTCAAAGTAAATACAACTCATTGCAATAGGTAATATTAAGGCTATATAGATATCTATCTGATTGCTTAAATTGAGTATACCTATAGCCACCCCTGCCATAGCAATTGTATAATATTTTAAAAATTGACTGTTGACACCTATCTTTCTTAGTATGAAGGGGGAGATGGTAGCTATAGCTCCAATTAGACAGTATGTAATTAAATTGGCTAGATTATCAATATAAAATATACCTGACCATCCAAGAAGAATTAAAGCTGGGAAAGCTAAGGTTGAGATGAGTAAAATATTGGTTGTGGATTCGTTTGCAATTTCATCATTTTTGTGGATAAAATGTTGCTTTGTCATTGGTCGTATACCTCCTCTGGTTTGTATGAGTGCATAAAGAAAGTCTGAAAATATTGATCATTTATGATAATAAAGGTCTGAAGGCATACTGAAAAGCTTTCAGACCTTTAAATACAACAGTTATGTGAAATGTATGTTAATAGCAGGCGACAATCCGCCTGCAAAAATATCATTTTTTAAATAAATTATTGAAATAGACGCCCTTTACATAGTGCTGAGTTCACCTAAACTTGACTCCAGCTATTATAAAAACAGTCATAGTAAAGGGATCGTTAAAAATGTTCTTAATCGGTCCGTAATACTCACCTCCCAATGGATACAGATATTATATCATGGTAGTGTGTATCTTGTAACAGATTATTAGATTATTTTGCATTGTGAAATCGAAAGGGAAGAAGGAAAATTGTCTTTTACCTGGATCATCACTGTACTGTATATCATTTCGGTAATCTTTTCATATCCTTTCTGGAATTATATCTGAATCCTCAATATGCCAGAAAAAACGGCGATTTTTCAAAATAAACGAAAAAATCATCGATATGTTCCTACCTACTGCTCCTATTGAGAATGATTCAGAGATCAATTCCATCCATTTGCCTATGTCTTAAATATTGATATTGATATCGAACATTAAAAAATGACATGGATGTAACCGTTTGTTATAATTAAGTTGTAACATATAGCAGTAATCAAAAGCTGCTGAAAAAGCCATTGACCTGTTTCTACAAATAGAGACTGTAAAAAACAGCCTGATGTTGGAGGAAGGAGGAAGGGGATGACACTTTTGCTTTAA from the Defluviitalea raffinosedens genome contains:
- a CDS encoding DUF998 domain-containing protein: MSSRTGFITKYGWYALLIAIIGDLLIPFILAPFYEGYSNTSMTISALGNSQSPVRSVFNIWMFIEGILFLAAIPALYDNYHKVSKILLFMTIIFIIIFAVGACILTCFFSVNESKDVVTAASIIHGVGSVIGFTLFLFVPLLLAILSFKGNDKITGIISVISFILAFLFFVLFILADKPEFSKTIAAKEGLWQRMNLLFMYLPLGYISLTNIYKLIR
- a CDS encoding ZIP family metal transporter, yielding MSNTMITTIGLIIPLAGTVLGAAMVFFLKGEMNPKVQKALLGFASGVMIAASVWSLLIPAIDMTAEQGGIVWLPCSVGFLLGTGFLLLLDTIIPHLHVDAGKPEGRKSTFSKSLMLVLAVTLHNIPEGMAVGVVFAGSSASNINITGASAFALAIGIAIQNFPEGAIISMPLLSTGISKRRAFSYGFLSGIVEPIGALLTIILTSHIMPVLPYILSFAAGAMIYVVIEELIPEAQSGTHSNIGTIGTAIGFTLMMILDIALG
- a CDS encoding GyrI-like domain-containing protein, whose amino-acid sequence is MLIDQPTPEGMEEFIVKKATYAIFRCNDANSDAIQKLENSIVMEWLPTSGYEFANAPDIELYDINGKAEIWIPIKKVSRTVAQ
- a CDS encoding methyl-accepting chemotaxis protein; this encodes MTKQHFIHKNDEIANESTTNILLISTLAFPALILLGWSGIFYIDNLANLITYCLIGAIATISPFILRKIGVNSQFLKYYTIAMAGVAIGILNLSNQIDIYIALILPIAMSCIYFDKELTIMASIFQCLIIIITNYPKLTSNPIYSDDPFGHYVADTAGFILEIIILSAIFIWIANRTRNILNNLSKTEEQSLLYINNLQGVMNSSKNASETLSSSVKQLLQAIEQATASNENINKNADRASLGCEQNLQYIENTNTTVANISDALESISAKTFKLSEISQDTSAATEENEKIINQAISYMEDIELSTKQNKIIINSLSSRSEEIGKIIEIITAITEQTNLLALNAAIESARAGEHGKGFAVVSDEIRSLAEKSSTAAKDISNLVNQIQEDTTKAVNSIDQSSATIKLGIDLVKNVGESFKKLKSLQETSNQEIREITMSSDQTSKYGREIAEVISNTKAITSKSLEQIKSIASDTSVQSSVMQEILASFSIIDHTADNLLNLSKSVNL
- a CDS encoding GyrI-like domain-containing protein, translated to MSLEFRIEQMDAFRVVGIGIHTTNENDRCRTEIPKLWGEIIQQGKIDEIFALSNQSPSGIIGINLYHTDAFDGRKFDYYIASSTDKPIPEGMVEFTVPAATWAAFPCKRNEIADVEIRVFTEWQHTSDYELLNKGYDTGEMKSQAPDMEVNELAG